The genomic region CGGCAATGAACCAAATGACTGCCACCGTGCACGACGTGGCGCGTAACGCCGAACAAGCGGCCGAGGCTGCGCAGACCGCGGATGACAAGGTCGACAGCGGCCAGCAGGTCGTGCGCCAGAGCTTGCAACGTATCGAGTTGCTGGCCAGTTCCGCGACCTCTGCCAGTACCAGCATCGAAAGCCTCAGTGCGGAAATCCAGAATATCGGCACGGTACTCGAGGTGATCAAAAGCGTGGCCGAACAAACCAACTTGCTCGCCCTGAATGCGGCCATCGAAGCGGCCCGGGCGGGCGAGCAGGGCCGTGGTTTTGCGGTAGTGGCCGATGAGGTAAGGGCACTGGCCAAGCGTACCCAGCAATCGACCGAGGAAATCGAGCGACTGGTGAGCACCTTGCGCAGCGCGGCACAGTCTTCGGTGCAGCAGATCAAACAGAGTGGCGAATTGGTGAAGCTGGCGGTCAGTGATGCCCTGGAAACTGAAAGTGCCCTGGGCAGCATTGCAGCGGCGGTGTCGCTGATCCAGCAAATGAACCAGCAGATTGCCGCGGCGGCCGAAGAGCAAAGCTCGGTGGCCGAGGAAATCAATCGCAGCGTCACCAGCATCCGTGCCAGTGCCGATCAATCGGCGTTGAGCATGCAGGGCAACGCGGCGTCGAGCATCGAGCTGGCGCAGTTGGGCACGGAGCTTAAAGGGATGGTCGGGCACTTCCGACTTTGATCACCGCAGGCCTGCGGTGATCAAAGGGCAGGGTCGTCAGGCGTTGTTGACCAGGAAGGTCAGCAGCGCTTCGTTGACGAAGTCGGGGTTTTCGCGGCTGGAGATATGCCCGGCGTCCGGAATCAACGTCAGTGTGCAGCCGATCAAGGTCGCCATTTCTTCTGATTCGGCCGGTGGGCGTGGCTTGTCTTGCTCCCCGCACATCACCAGGGTGGTATCGGTGTCGA from Pseudomonas yamanorum harbors:
- a CDS encoding methyl-accepting chemotaxis protein, whose protein sequence is MVSGLQAGIEQLASSAHSLSSVTEQTNVEVSCQKEETEQVATAMNQMTATVHDVARNAEQAAEAAQTADDKVDSGQQVVRQSLQRIELLASSATSASTSIESLSAEIQNIGTVLEVIKSVAEQTNLLALNAAIEAARAGEQGRGFAVVADEVRALAKRTQQSTEEIERLVSTLRSAAQSSVQQIKQSGELVKLAVSDALETESALGSIAAAVSLIQQMNQQIAAAAEEQSSVAEEINRSVTSIRASADQSALSMQGNAASSIELAQLGTELKGMVGHFRL